Part of the Aptenodytes patagonicus chromosome 2, bAptPat1.pri.cur, whole genome shotgun sequence genome, CACTTCAGTAAGTGTTTATACACTGATTTGAGAATTTTAATTGAACAGGGCTGTAAAAATGCAACATATcagtttatttgtatttcttttattaaggGGTTTTGGACTATGCCACTTCTGCAATGAATGTTAgagagtgttaaaaaaaaaagataccagcCAATCTGCGAAGAGTTATTACATATATGCAAtgagaaaatacaagaaaacacGTGATACAAAAAGGAGCTTTCAGCATGAGAACCAAAAAGGAGAATGTACACTTACAATAGTaagttgaatttaaaaaaaaaaaagtaatttttgctgttgttaaACTCTTGGCTACTGATATTTATATATGCCCTGCAGAATCAGAACTGGGaagatttcttttatttaagaTGAAGATCTTTGAATTTAAATGTCAGCTCTATGTATTGTTGTGTTAATTTGATTGTTTTCAGGGATGGGATACTAGGCTAGACAGAACTTTGCTTTGGGGTagtatttctcttctttgatGAAGACCATGAATACAAAAAGAAAAGTCCAACAACTTTGTAACTCGGGGAAGTTGTCCTTTCCTGCTTCTTCTTCCAGTAACAGGCCTGGAAAGCAGAAACGGGATTTTTCTGCAAGTCTTATTTTCATGTGTGACGGACAAGAATGAAGAATGCGAAGAACTGCAAGGGAGTAAGAGACATCttggggaaataaaaacaaataaaaaagaaaaaatggatagAACAACTTTGTTCTGGAGATTTGCAGGGCAGAAATAGTTTTTGAGTGAGAGAATATGCAGATGTGGGTCTGATAATAGTCTTATGCTATTTGGGGCTATTAGAAAGtattggaaatgagaaaataccaGAGAAAGTGTTATCTTGACAGATAAGTAAATGAGACTGGCATTATATGGAGCAGGAATGGCATAAGTAAGACAGTAAAACAGAAACTGTCCACAAAGGGCTTTAAATTAAGATAAGTAGCTTGTGTCTGACTTGGGAGTCAGTGCAATGATCCCAGGACGTGGTACAGTGGCTGACTCAGTGatgcaagaaaattattttcttacagcaGTTTGAACGAATATAAGCAGAACAATTTTCATGACCAGAAAGGAGGAGGTTACTGTGTTAGACATGTGAGGTGTTAAGAGCCATATAAAGAATTTTAGTAGCATAGATAAAAAAGCTAAACACTTTGTAAATACATGTTCTGCATGCTTTTGTATGCAGTCTAGATGTAAATTAGATCATCAACCTatagagagagaaaagagagatttaCTTCCTTCATTCATGTGGACGTGCCTGTTACGTAAACTCCACCTGTAGGAGCATCCAAGGGTATAAAGGGatggtttcattaaaaaaagaaaaaaagaaagaaaaaaaagtgcaaagtaGGTCTCCCTAAAACATGAGGTCTAACTTGCATCTTATCCCAGGAGAGAGTTTTGAAATGGCATCTGGCGTATGTAATTTGTGTTTAGTCAAATCTTTTTTAATACGAATCTTGCACAAGTTCTGCAGCCCTTGAAGTTATGCTGAAATGTGTGGGGCTTTTGCTGTGTAGCACTTCAGTACAAGTTAGTACCGTATGCTTCATTTAACTGGCTTACTTATCCAGAAAACTTGCTTAATTGGGACACCTCCCAGGGCATTGATGTAAGACCAGTAGTACTTAATACACACAACTGTTACTTAACAGGGCCTTAATGGGACAGTGGCTACTGCTTAATAGTATCTTCCCCTGCTTATTCAGTGCTGCCTATGTCATCTGTCTGTTACAGTCTCTTGGAACTTGTCTATACAAGGAAAATTTTCCCTGCAATTAATTCCCTGAGGGTAAAATGTTGGGTGCTCTAGAGAAAATAGACTGGTGACAAAGGTCACAATTTTCTGTGCTGATTATTACAGCGGGGGAAATTTGGTAACTTCCCTTATAGTCTTGAAGGATGCTTGAGATAATGTTTttcttataaaattaaaaataaaaatgcagtcatAAGTAGTGTTGGATTGCAGTCATTTCTGTGTTTCTACGATTCATATTGTCATTTGATTAGTTAATTGCCCATTTTCAAAAGTGTGAACATATTTTCACACTTCAACCAAGACAGCGTTAACAATGAAACTATAGATAGCAATAGAGATTCATTATCTATTGCACAAGTCTCAGCATCTTGTTCATACCAGATAAAGAGAGCCTATCTTTCTGCACacaggtgtgatttttttttttaaactccaaacAATAGCCTTGGTCAAATGAGTTCAAAGGACTATTTTCAAATGGCACCTCTTCAACATGTTCACTGTTAAAGTTTTTGATCTTGTTTCATGAAATATAACTTCCAGTAAAAGGCTGTGATTCTTTGCTGAGCTTACCCATGTGAAATACATTCACTCATAGGTGAGAGATGCGGGGGAGCTTTAAATGAGAATTAACATTTAGAATCAAAGaaacatttccttctcttcttaaggGAGAATACTTTTACTGAAACCACTGTAATGTTGTTCAGGGCCTTATCTGCAATTGGCATCTGAGATTTTCACTGGCTGGAGATGTCTTCCAGAAGAGGGAAGAGATGAAGGAGGAGTTTGTAGTGTCTTTT contains:
- the LOC143157485 gene encoding uncharacterized protein LOC143157485, which produces MRKYKKTRDTKRSFQHENQKGECTLTIGLICNWHLRFSLAGDVFQKREEMKEEFVVSFCYLKSLLEIQNTAANEWITVEWLLEIVQKCNQESKFKAFFAKGGVLER